Below is a window of Deltaproteobacteria bacterium HGW-Deltaproteobacteria-6 DNA.
ACTCATGATCAGCCAGCTTATTTGACGAGGGTCGGAAGCAAATCATGAAAAAAAATACAACCGGCAAAATAATTATCGGCGGCATATTTTTTCTGGCCAACAGCCTGATCATCGGCTGCGATTCGGCGGATGATCAGGTGATGCAGGGTGGAACGCGCTCTTTCGGAGACAATGCCGGCAGCGGGGCTGCCTACCAGCAAAGCGGTGTCATGACCATGGTGGAAGAGATCGCTCCTGACGAATTCCGGATCGACAAAGAATATCCCAGTAAAACAACCGGCGTGGTCGTTTCGCGTCTGGACGGAACCAAAGAAGTGATCCCCGAAGAAAAACTGCCGGCGATCATGGAGCAGCAAAATAAGGAGAAGGGCATGGGGCTGGGATCCGTGCTGGCCGCGGGTATGGTCGGTTACATGATGGGGAAAAATTCTTCGCTCAGCCCTTATGTCTATAAGGATGACAATCTTTACAAACAAAGCTTGCTGAATCGGCAACTTTTCTACCGGCAGCAGGAAGAAGAGGACAAGCGGCGGGGCTATACAGGCGGCTACTGGTCGGGCGGCCGTTATTACAACCCTTCACGTTCCGCGGGCGGTGGACAGCAGGTCGGGAGGCCTGGAACCGGTTCGGCCAAAACCGGATTTTTCTCCCGTCTGGGCAGCAGCTTCCGGGGCTTAAGCTGATGAAAATTATTCCCGTCAGACCGGTGCCCGATGAAATCTACGAGAAACTGGGGTTCTACTGGTATGCATCCCCGCAGGATAAATCGTACGTTGCCGGTGAACTGGTTGTGGTCAGCAAAAAAGAAGGCGACGCCTATTACAGCGCCGCCAACGAACTCTATGATATGTATGTGCAGGCCGGACAATATGTCATTGACCGGAAGCTTTACGCAGAGCTCGATATTCCGCCCAGCCTTGTGGAAATGATTGAAACCAGTTGGGAAGACGACAGCCACTTTCATTTGCTGGGGCGTTTTGATCTGGCCGGGGGCCTGGATGGCTTGCCCATCAAGCTCATCGAGTTCAATGCCGATACGCCCTCGCTGATTTTTGAAGTGGCGCTGGTCCAGTGGCTGCTTTTGAAGCACAACAAAATGACGGAAGAAAATCAGTACAATAATCTCTACGAGGCGATTAAAGAAAGTTTCGGCAGGTTAAAAGCGCGGCATCCCGTCTTCGGCAAGGCTGACGACCGCATTGCGCATGCGTTGTTTTCCTGTCTCGAAGGCGCGGGCGCAGAAGATGAAAACACCGTGAGGCTTATCGAGGAGATTGCCTACGAGGCAGGATTTATCACCGGATTTGACTATGTGGAAAAAGTTTTCTTCGGGGCGGAAGAAGGTATTCTCGACAAAGAAGGGAATGCTTTCGATTACTGGTTCAAGCTGCTTCCCTATGAGCACATCTGCGTTCACGAGCCGGAACTGGCGGTGCTGCTCACTGAGATCCTCCGCCGCAAACGCTGCATCCTGCTCAATCCTCCTTATACGCTGCTTTTCCAGTCCAAGATGATTATGAAAGTGCTCTGGGACCTGTTTCCGAATCATCCACTGCTGCTGGAAACGGATACCAGGTATCTGAC
It encodes the following:
- a CDS encoding glutathionylspermidine synthase — encoded protein: MKIIPVRPVPDEIYEKLGFYWYASPQDKSYVAGELVVVSKKEGDAYYSAANELYDMYVQAGQYVIDRKLYAELDIPPSLVEMIETSWEDDSHFHLLGRFDLAGGLDGLPIKLIEFNADTPSLIFEVALVQWLLLKHNKMTEENQYNNLYEAIKESFGRLKARHPVFGKADDRIAHALFSCLEGAGAEDENTVRLIEEIAYEAGFITGFDYVEKVFFGAEEGILDKEGNAFDYWFKLLPYEHICVHEPELAVLLTEILRRKRCILLNPPYTLLFQSKMIMKVLWDLFPNHPLLLETDTRYLTGKKCVEKRTFSREGDNIRVFDAQRNVIDMRHGEYAMYGKIYQAWADLPQDAEGRLYQAGVFFSYEACGLGFRREKGIIHNQSQFAGHYVEG